From a region of the Solanum stenotomum isolate F172 chromosome 2, ASM1918654v1, whole genome shotgun sequence genome:
- the LOC125855839 gene encoding uncharacterized protein LOC125855839 — MPYYPFRLSVQECLDIYRRNVDKERKYKAELHLSLAEADAENSKLVYVLAEQVSLPLSGKMKGTRKQKLAIIDPVLKDIRTIDMSLDFKNIIANINPSSANHLNVQLKSISNETLASLTSEVNVGFSKHLLRNLQNFLESTSRDGSKKMFFCLTTLSLQRFINENVPVMSDETPPEERFLVTEAWTHSDFLCINYIMSGLQDDLYNVYSNMKTSKELWDALEKKYKTEDAGMKKFIVAKFLDYKMIDSKTVVTQVQELQVIIHDLLAEGLVVNDAFQVAAIIEKLPPLWKDFKNYLKHKRKEMTVEDLMVRLRIEEDNKAAEKRSRGNSAISGVNIVEEDPTKSKKRKKASGPKSNPPKKKFNGSCFNCGKRGHKATECRGPKKDKKKDQANLAESKGEMDDLCAMLSECNLVGNPREWWIDSGASCHVCANKKLFSSYTPAPTDEKLFMANSAVAKVEGTGKILLKMTSGKVVTLNRVSYVPELRKNLVSIPVLTKNGFKCVFVSDKVVVSKNEMYVGKGYLTEGLFKLNVIAVDMNKDSASSYLLESKCLWHERLGHVNNKTLRKLINLNEVIVCLYVDDMLIMSKDIANIKATKRMLARLNIEGMHLQQIITAWWEHKASHKLTQILRAISAIIMWALWKRRNTRRHGKDHSFNWMNHHCQEAIHQLIRVKFPWLKKVPYQWMEIVDMLQRYKPILHYHIVNWKLPEEGWIKCNTNDASKGNPGQSAYKYNMTNNNGDLVYAEGEDIGVATNMEAETIAIWKALQLCLGNGFQKVILEIDSLSLKNMSIRNWRIPWEIAERVEDSQEIMKHINVQIRHTFREANQLADYIANIAIGTTKKQQFQEYNQLPSWGRRIVNIDKQ, encoded by the exons TCGGGAAAGATGAAAGGTACCCGGAAGCAGAAATTGGCTATTATTGATCCTGTGTTAAAAGACATAAGGACAATAGATATGTCACTTGATTTCAAGAATATAATAGCTAATATCAATCCAAGCTCGGCGAATCATTTGAATGTACAATTAAAGAGCATAAGCAATGAAACACTTGCTAGCTTGACAAGTGAAGTTAatgttgggtttagcaag CACCTGCTGAGAAACCTGCAAAATTTTCTGGAGTCAACTTCAAGAGATGGCAGCAAAAAGATGTTCTTCTGTCTGACTACGTTGAGTCTGCAGAGGTTCATTAATGAGAATGTTCCTGTTATGTCGGATGAAACTCCGCCTGAAGAACGATTCTTGGTAACAGAAGCATGGACACATTCTGATTTTTTgtgtataaattatattatgagTGGCCTGCAGGATGATCTGTACAATGTGTACAGTAATATGAAAACCTCAAAAGAACTCTGGGATGCtttagaaaagaagtacaaaacagaggatgccggaatgaagaagtttattgtggcaaagtttctggactataagatgatagacagtaagaccgtcgtcacccaagttcaagaattgcaggtcataatccatgatctccttgctgaag gattggttgtgaatgatgcgtttcaagtggctgcaattattgagaagttacctccattgtggaaggacttcaaaaactacttgaaacaCAAACGCAAGGAGATGACTGTTGAAGATCTCATGGTAAGGCTGAGAATCGAAGAGGATAACAAGGCCGCAGAAAAGAGATCGCGTGGTAATTCAGCAATATCTggagtaaatattgttgaagaagatcccacaaaatcaaagaaaagaaagaaagcatctggtccaaagagcaatcctcctaagaagaaattcaatggaAGCTGCTTCAACTGTGGCAAACGTGGTCATAAGGCTACTGAATGTAGGGGTCCCAAAAAGGacaagaagaaggatcaagCAAATTTGGCTGAATCCAAAGGAGAGATGGACGATCTTTGTGCAATGCTTTCAGAATGCAACTTGGTTGGAAATCCAAGAGAATGGTGGATAGATTCTGGTGCCTCATGCCATGTTTGTgccaacaaaaaattattttcatcatatactcCAGCACCTACAGACGAGAAGTTGTTTATGGCAAATTCCGCTGTTGCAAAGGTGGAAGGAACTGGCAAGATCCTCCTAAAGATGACATCAGGCAAGGTGGTGACTTTGAACAGGGTCTCGTATGTTCCGGAATTGCGAAAGAACCTAGTTTCTATACCAGTTCTGACTAAGAatggattcaaatgtgtatttgtttctgataaagttgtagtaagtaagaatgagatgtatgtaggaaaaggttacctcactgagggcctttttaaactcaatgtaattgcagttgatatgaataaagattctgcttcttcttacttgcttgagtctaaaTGTTTATGGCATGAACGTTTGGGACACGTTAATAACAAAACCTTGCGAAAACtgattaacttaaat GAAGTCATTGTATgcctatatgtggatgacatgctgATAATGAGCAAGGACATTGCCAATATAAAAGCTACTAAGCGTATGCTTGcta GGTTAAACATTGAAGGAATGCATCTACAACAAATCATTACAGCATGGTGGGAACACAAGGCCTCACACAAGTTAACACAAATATTGAGAGCAATTTCAGCTATCATAATGTGGGCACTTTGGAAAAGGAGGAATACTAGAAGACATGGAAAAGATCACTCTTTTAACTGGATGAATCATCACTGTCAAGAGGCAATACATCAATTGATTAGAGTGAAGTTCCCTTGGCTCAAAAAGGTTCCATATCAATGGATGGAAATTGTGGACATGCTGCAGAGATACAAACCTATCCTTCACTATCATATAGTGAACTGGAAACTACCGGAGGAAGGATGGATTAAATGCAACACAAATGATGCTAGTAAAGGCAACCCAGGACAGAGtgcatacaaatataatatgaCAAACAACAATGGAGATCTAGTGTATGCTGAAGGAGAAGACATAGGGGTGGCTACTAATATGGAAGCGGAAACAATAGCTATATGGAAGGCCTTGCAATTATGTTTAGGGAATGGATTTCAGAAAGTCATTCTTGAAATAGATTCACTTAGTTTAAAGAACATGTCAATCAGAAATTGGAGAATTCCTTGGGAAATAGCTGAGAGAGTTGAAGATAGTCAGGAGATAATGAAGCATATTAATGTCCAAATTAGGCATACATTCAGAGAAGCAAACCAACTAGCAGACTACATTGCTAACATAGCTATTGGGACAacaaaaaaacaacaatttcaaGAATACAATCAGTTGCCAAGTTGGGGAAGGAGAATAGTGAATATAGACAAGCAATAG
- the LOC125855841 gene encoding uncharacterized protein LOC125855841, with protein MEIISPSFLPLYDYQSPPISDDEFKRFHTIDRKLYGKLLNVLGREPAESMKVMAFFHWIEGVAKDRYFVANLFDFSSQLLNKIVDEALMCVKCTEDDKFTGYNNYPEIFLIPNILRRNFTLKYFYDNRASAIRGITHSLKTVCFRAFDDIHVVKQPNYYTRSTLFQTPNDVINNPSPYAPIGAGGGGNLIESMIPSVNMIEELGTVNSSRMMSLINPSHFYSGASDIEATRMNPSHVSGVGGSSLEESPTRMVPMNSSLVPSANALNMDEYARVANRLMVPMSSSHVPSVGASNIEEYARAATRMVPMGPSQVPSVLGPVVGASNIDDQLARGATRMVSMNPNLVPSHVSASNIEELARAAATRMVPMNLVPSHVSASNLEELARAASTRMVPMNPSHVPSVGASNIDEYARAAATRMVPMNPSHVQSAGGEMLVRYPYGVPNQMVQYMPPYYNYPRYGSSSGSGVFIPQMLPTPYNYHHDIGGMNMDISEMFKNNLNFLDDEAEIAPEDRTVFLTFSKGYPISEAEVKEFFTRKFGDDVEAVYMQEVAEDEQALYARLVTRSPALLEAIVDGGKAKYNINGKHVWARKYIKKQNPKIMFLGQSSSSVPSTSP; from the exons ATGGAGATAatttctccttcatttcttcCTTTATACGATTACCAATCCCCTCCAATCTCCGATGATGAATTTAAACGATTTCATACAATTGATCGAAAACTTTATGGGAAGTTGCTTAACGTTCTAGGGCGTGAACCTGCTGAATCGATGAAAGTTATGGCGTTTTTCCATTGGATTGAAGGAGTTGCAAAGGATCGCTACTTTGTGGCTAAcctttttgatttttcatctcAATTGCTTAACAAAATTGTGGATGAGGCTTTAATGTGTGTGAAATGCACGGAGGATGATAAGTTTACTGGATATAATAACTATCCTGAGATTTTTTTGATTCCTAATATTTTGAGGCGGAATTTTACTCTCAAATACTTTTATGATAATCGGGCAAGTGCTATTCGCGGTATCACTCATTCTCTTAAGACTGTTTGTTTTAGGGCTTTTGATGATATACATGTTGTTAAACAGCCAAATTATTATACTAGGTCAACTTTGTTCCAAACACCAAATGATGTTATCAACAACCCTAGTCCTTATGCCCCAATTGGTGCTGGTGGTGGTGGTAATCTTATAGAATCAATGATACCTAGTGTGAACATGATCGAAGAACTAGGAACCGTTAATAGTAGTAGAATGATGTCACTTATCAACCCTAGCCATTTCTATAGCGGAGCATCCGACATAGAAGCTACTAGAATGAACCCTAGTCATGTATCGGGGGTGGGTGGATCGAGTCTAGAAGAATCACCTACTAGAATGGTGCCAATGAATTCTTCTCTTGTACCAAGTGCTAACGCGTTAAACATGGATGAATATGCAAGGGTGGCTAATAGATTAATGGTGCCAATGAGTTCTAGTCATGTACCAAGTGTGGGTGCATCAAACATAGAAGAATATGCAAGGGCAGCAACTAGGATGGTGCCAATGGGACCTAGCCAGGTACCAAGTGTACTGGGACCGGTTGTTGGTGCATCAAACATAGATGATCAATTAGCAAGGGGAGCAACTAGAATGGTGTCAATGAACCCTAACCTTGTACCAAGTCATGTGAGTGCATCAAACATAGAGGAATTAGCAAGGGCTGCTGCTACTAGGATGGTGCCAATGAACCTTGTACCAAGTCATGTGAGTGCATCAAACCTAGAAGAATTAGCAAGGGCTGCTTCTACTAGGATGGTGCCAATGAACCCTAGCCATGTCCCAAGTGTTGGTGCATCAAATATAGATGAATATGCAAGGGCAGCTGCTACTAGGATGGTGCCAATGAACCCTAGCCATGTACAAAGCGCGGGTGGTGAGATGCTTGTACGTTATCCATATGGTGTTCCAAATCAAATGGTACAATATATGCCACCTTATTATAATTATCCTCGATATGGATCTTCAAGTGGAAGTGGAGTTTTTATTCCTCAAATGTTGCCTACTCCTTATAATTATCATCATGACATTGGTGGTATGAACATGGATATTTCTGAAATGTTTAAGAACAACTTGAACTTTCTTGATGATGAGGCTGAAATTGCTCCTGAAGATAGGACTGTCTTCTTGACATTCTCCAAGGGCTATCCAATTAGTGAAGCTGAAGTCAAGGAATTCTTCACTAG GAAATTTGGAGATGATGTTGAAGCCGTTTACATGCAAGAGGTTGCGGAGGATGAGCAAGCGTTGTATGCGCGGCTTGTGACTCGATCTCCTGCTCTCCTTGAGGCTATTGTTGATGGTGGAAAAGCAAAGTACAACATCAATGGGAAGCATGTCTGggcaagaaaatatatcaagaaGCAAAACCCTAAGATCATGTTTCTGGGACAAAGCAGCTCTTCAGTTCCATCCACTTCACcctaa